The following proteins are encoded in a genomic region of Thalassophryne amazonica chromosome 5, fThaAma1.1, whole genome shotgun sequence:
- the LOC117510222 gene encoding uncharacterized protein LOC117510222 isoform X2 gives MKNATPETMTEAIEKAKDDVFELLKTGRVFHYDLLRGIVESCDPLGRLIEELEKRHMVVSEVPSTESPDVQAGRSTAVETGQCHTPGEAREAGSESSGETFQCGRNPELKVNKRALMAEMGLHQKHSLDHPLLRDFGKYLLNDLDNENYKQEVENVARFLFYMDPARPSLLFVRDRERTKEYLRKLSEAHLTKQTQVNYLKSLKRFLKYHTVCTNLVLDDRDLHTDTKHYIEYIDDLRTQLSKGVSKSVAKRDRFLRNDAGITPRDCWAVLRAAKRDFLAVMGKIEAAPCYSLQLETSECLLVLYYVEAIMVLKHLQWPSVVEHMTVEEWKNRIQVERGHVVIAVKDHKTATRQVASFVLSPEEETWFFYYFDVVRSIMKTSKRFRKEPEGNKMEENPQERFFLSTSGMPVYNASNDLARLHKKYDVPVVTSQLARRIFETAAKKLPDVDKSLVAEYLTHSTTEKHSEMKTGASLLKGYQIIHTLGSDSSGESGDDAACTSVKSHNIQMDFQVLWDKFLEEFPVTVDGTPPARDSRCAASQEYQRKIYERWLKMQMKMRVEHVLSHFNRHLPSTSRVAAWIARQGWRSNIPVADTVLKAWKPSGSMEDMPTSKHIRRL, from the exons ATGAAGAATGCAACCCCAGAGACCATGACGGAAGCCATTGAGAAAGCAAAAGATGATGTGTTTGAGCTGCTGAAGACTGGCCGGGTTTTCCACTACGACCTGCTGCGTGGGATAGTTGAATCTTGTGACCCCCTCGGGAG GCTGATTGAAGAGCTGGAGAAACGCCATATGGTGGTCAGTGAGGTGCCATCTACTGAAAGTCCTGACGTCCAGGCTGGACGTTCCACTGCTGTGGAAACAGGCCAGTGCCACACTCCTGGGGAGGCCCGTGAAGCTGGAAGTGAAAGCAGTGGAGAGACCTTTCAGTG tGGTCGCAACCCTGAATTGAAAGTGAACAAGAGGGCACTGATGGCAGAGATGGGTCTCCACCAAAAACACTCCCTTGACCATCCTCTGCTGAGGGACTTTGGAAAATACTTACTGAACGACCTTGACAACGAGAACTACAAGCAGGAG GTGGAGAACGTGGCAAGGTTTCTGTTTTATATGGACCCAGCCCGACCCTCTCTCCTGTTTGTGCGTGACAGAGAGAGGACCAAGGAGTACCTGAGAAAGCTCAGTGAGGCCCATCTCACTAAGCAGACTCAGGTGAACTACCTGAAGAGCTTGAAGAG ATTCCTCAAATACCACACCGTCTGCACCAACCTGGTGCTTGATGACCGAGATCTCCACACGGACACCAAACATTACATCGAGTACATTGATGATCTTAGGACACAGCTGAGCAAGGGGGTCAGCAAGAGCGTTGCGAAGCG GGATAGATTCCTCCGGAACGACGCTGGCATAACTCCCCGTGACTGCTGGGCGGTGCTGAGGGCAGCAAAACGAGACTTCCTTGCTGTCATGGGGAAAATTGAGGCTGCTCCCTGCTACAGCCTCCAGCTGGAGACTTCAGAGTGCCTCCTGGTGCTGTACTACGTGGAGGCCATCATGGTCCTGAAGCACCTTCAGTGGCCCAGTGTGGTGGAGCACATGACT GTAGAAGAGTGGAAGAATAGGATCCAGGTGGAGAGGGGCCACGTTGTCATTGCAGTGAAAGATCACAAGACGGCAACACGGCAGGTGGCCAGTTTTGTGCTCTCTCCAGAAGAGGAGACA TGGTTCTTTTACTACTTTGATGTTGTGAGGAGCAttatgaagacatcaaagagGTTCAGGAAGGAGCCAGAGGGCAACAAGATGGAAGAAAACCCTCAGGAGAGGTTTTTCCTTTCCACATCTGGGATGCCGGTGTACAATGCGTCCAATGACCTCGCTCGACTGCACAAGAA ATACGATGTCCCAGTGGTGACCAGTCAGTTGGCGAGGCGCATTTTTGAGACTGCAGCAAAGAAGCTGCCTGATGTGGACAAGTCCCTGGTAGCAGAATACCTGACCCACTCCACGACAGAGAAGCACTCCGAGATGAAGACAGGTGCCAGCCTGTTGAAGGGTTACCAGATCATCCACACATTGGGTTCTGACTCGAG CGGAGAATCTGGAGATGATGCAGCCTGCACATCTGtcaagtcccacaacatccagatggACTTCCAGGTGCTCTGGGATAAGTTCCTGGAGGAATTTCCTGTGACTGTTGATGGAACGCCTCCAGCACGGGATTCACGCTGCGCTGCATCACAGGAATACCAACGGAAGATTTATGAGCGCTGGCTGAAGATGCAGATGAAGATGAGAGTTGAGCATGTCCTCT CCCACTTTAACCGTCACCTCCCCTCCACATCCAGAGTGGCTGCCTGGATTGCCAGACAGGGCTGGAGAAGCAACATCCCTGTTGCAGACACTGTGCTGAAAGCATGGAAACCCAGCGGCAGCATGGAAGACATGCCTACTTCAAAACACATCCGGCGCCTGTGA
- the LOC117510222 gene encoding uncharacterized protein LOC117510222 isoform X1: MASASAAHRHFLLCPVCQRTQQALGVHLRRTCMKNATPETMTEAIEKAKDDVFELLKTGRVFHYDLLRGIVESCDPLGRLIEELEKRHMVVSEVPSTESPDVQAGRSTAVETGQCHTPGEAREAGSESSGETFQCGRNPELKVNKRALMAEMGLHQKHSLDHPLLRDFGKYLLNDLDNENYKQEVENVARFLFYMDPARPSLLFVRDRERTKEYLRKLSEAHLTKQTQVNYLKSLKRFLKYHTVCTNLVLDDRDLHTDTKHYIEYIDDLRTQLSKGVSKSVAKRDRFLRNDAGITPRDCWAVLRAAKRDFLAVMGKIEAAPCYSLQLETSECLLVLYYVEAIMVLKHLQWPSVVEHMTVEEWKNRIQVERGHVVIAVKDHKTATRQVASFVLSPEEETWFFYYFDVVRSIMKTSKRFRKEPEGNKMEENPQERFFLSTSGMPVYNASNDLARLHKKYDVPVVTSQLARRIFETAAKKLPDVDKSLVAEYLTHSTTEKHSEMKTGASLLKGYQIIHTLGSDSSGESGDDAACTSVKSHNIQMDFQVLWDKFLEEFPVTVDGTPPARDSRCAASQEYQRKIYERWLKMQMKMRVEHVLSHFNRHLPSTSRVAAWIARQGWRSNIPVADTVLKAWKPSGSMEDMPTSKHIRRL, encoded by the exons ATGGCTTCTGCAAG TGCCGCCCACCGCCACTTTCTGCTGTGCCCGGTTTGCCAGAGGACCCAGCAGGCCCTTGGAGTGCACCTCCGCCGGACATGCATGAAGAATGCAACCCCAGAGACCATGACGGAAGCCATTGAGAAAGCAAAAGATGATGTGTTTGAGCTGCTGAAGACTGGCCGGGTTTTCCACTACGACCTGCTGCGTGGGATAGTTGAATCTTGTGACCCCCTCGGGAG GCTGATTGAAGAGCTGGAGAAACGCCATATGGTGGTCAGTGAGGTGCCATCTACTGAAAGTCCTGACGTCCAGGCTGGACGTTCCACTGCTGTGGAAACAGGCCAGTGCCACACTCCTGGGGAGGCCCGTGAAGCTGGAAGTGAAAGCAGTGGAGAGACCTTTCAGTG tGGTCGCAACCCTGAATTGAAAGTGAACAAGAGGGCACTGATGGCAGAGATGGGTCTCCACCAAAAACACTCCCTTGACCATCCTCTGCTGAGGGACTTTGGAAAATACTTACTGAACGACCTTGACAACGAGAACTACAAGCAGGAG GTGGAGAACGTGGCAAGGTTTCTGTTTTATATGGACCCAGCCCGACCCTCTCTCCTGTTTGTGCGTGACAGAGAGAGGACCAAGGAGTACCTGAGAAAGCTCAGTGAGGCCCATCTCACTAAGCAGACTCAGGTGAACTACCTGAAGAGCTTGAAGAG ATTCCTCAAATACCACACCGTCTGCACCAACCTGGTGCTTGATGACCGAGATCTCCACACGGACACCAAACATTACATCGAGTACATTGATGATCTTAGGACACAGCTGAGCAAGGGGGTCAGCAAGAGCGTTGCGAAGCG GGATAGATTCCTCCGGAACGACGCTGGCATAACTCCCCGTGACTGCTGGGCGGTGCTGAGGGCAGCAAAACGAGACTTCCTTGCTGTCATGGGGAAAATTGAGGCTGCTCCCTGCTACAGCCTCCAGCTGGAGACTTCAGAGTGCCTCCTGGTGCTGTACTACGTGGAGGCCATCATGGTCCTGAAGCACCTTCAGTGGCCCAGTGTGGTGGAGCACATGACT GTAGAAGAGTGGAAGAATAGGATCCAGGTGGAGAGGGGCCACGTTGTCATTGCAGTGAAAGATCACAAGACGGCAACACGGCAGGTGGCCAGTTTTGTGCTCTCTCCAGAAGAGGAGACA TGGTTCTTTTACTACTTTGATGTTGTGAGGAGCAttatgaagacatcaaagagGTTCAGGAAGGAGCCAGAGGGCAACAAGATGGAAGAAAACCCTCAGGAGAGGTTTTTCCTTTCCACATCTGGGATGCCGGTGTACAATGCGTCCAATGACCTCGCTCGACTGCACAAGAA ATACGATGTCCCAGTGGTGACCAGTCAGTTGGCGAGGCGCATTTTTGAGACTGCAGCAAAGAAGCTGCCTGATGTGGACAAGTCCCTGGTAGCAGAATACCTGACCCACTCCACGACAGAGAAGCACTCCGAGATGAAGACAGGTGCCAGCCTGTTGAAGGGTTACCAGATCATCCACACATTGGGTTCTGACTCGAG CGGAGAATCTGGAGATGATGCAGCCTGCACATCTGtcaagtcccacaacatccagatggACTTCCAGGTGCTCTGGGATAAGTTCCTGGAGGAATTTCCTGTGACTGTTGATGGAACGCCTCCAGCACGGGATTCACGCTGCGCTGCATCACAGGAATACCAACGGAAGATTTATGAGCGCTGGCTGAAGATGCAGATGAAGATGAGAGTTGAGCATGTCCTCT CCCACTTTAACCGTCACCTCCCCTCCACATCCAGAGTGGCTGCCTGGATTGCCAGACAGGGCTGGAGAAGCAACATCCCTGTTGCAGACACTGTGCTGAAAGCATGGAAACCCAGCGGCAGCATGGAAGACATGCCTACTTCAAAACACATCCGGCGCCTGTGA
- the LOC117509930 gene encoding N-lysine methyltransferase KMT5A translates to MKTGASLLKGYQIIHTLGSDSSGESGDDAACTSVKSHNIQMDFQVVWDKFLVEFPVTLDGTVPTRISRCAVSQEHQRKIYERWLKTQMKMRVEHVISHFNRRLPSTSRVAAWIARQGWRSNIPVADTVLKAWKPSGSMEDMPTSKHIRRLISNQKWKGLALKDIEGKGKGVVAARRFVAGEVVCDYHGQVVTGAEGEEIHKNTNEEDTAFMFFYTKDGQRMCFDAHASTCTCHPDQQPFGRMISHSRKKANVRPRLYTLDLDGNERDVLLFLAVRDIKDGEEILFDYGVKRNSFCGVGLQLDWI, encoded by the exons ATGAAGACAGGTGCCAGCTTGTTGAAGGGTTACCAGATCATCCACACATTGGGTTCTGACTCGAG TGGAGAATCTGGAGATGATGCAGCCTGCACATCTGtcaagtcccacaacatccagatggACTTCCAGGTGGTCTGGGATAAGTTCCTGGTGGAATTTCCTGTGACTCTTGATGGGACGGTTCCAACACGGATTTCACGCTGCGCTGTATCACAGGAACACCAACGGAAGATTTATGAGCGCTGGCTGAAGACGCAGATGAAGATGAGAGTTGAGCATGTCATCT CCCACTTCAACCGTCGCCTCCCCTCCACATCCAGAGTGGCTGCCTGGATTGCCAGACAGGGCTGGAGAAGCAATATCCCTGTTGCAGACACTGTGCTGAAAGCATGGAAACCCAGCGGCAGCATGGAAGACATGCCTACTTCAAAACACATCCGGCGCCTCATCAGCAACCAGAAGTGGAAGGGGCTTGCCCTTAAAGACATCGAAGGCAAGGGCAAAGGTGTGGTTGCTGCCAGGAGGTTTGTCGCTGGTGAGGTGGTGTGTGACTACCATGGTCAGGTCGTCACAGGTGCAGAGGGGGAGGAGATCCATAAAAACACCAATGAAGAGGACACTGCCTTCATGTTCTTCTACACAAAGGACGGTCAGCGGATGTGCTTCGACGCCCATGCTTCAACATGTACATGCCACCCTGACCAGCAGCCTTTTGGGAGGATGATCAGTCATTCCAGGAAGAAGGCAAACGTCAGACCTCGGCTGTACACACTGGACTTGGATGGAAATGAGAGAGACGTCCTGCTCTTCCTGGCAGTGAGGGACATCAAGGATGGTGAAGAAATTCTTTTTGATTATGGAGTCAAGAGAAATTCTTTCTGTGGGGTAGGCCTGCAGTTGGACTGGATTTGA